Proteins encoded by one window of Winogradskyella sp. PG-2:
- a CDS encoding T9SS type A sorting domain-containing protein: protein MATTSEFIYSQCERSGSFVQSDPAYSISGTGEILFESNGDKNVVFENDFMTVQGADLRVYISKKDDIATSGSDAVQISGQLENDAGGFGGPGTSPITGMMTFPITTDTNLSDYDFIVIQCIAINERWGHITLGVNTGSDCALLNVSERRLENSIKLYPNPAKDNLNIENINQLDLNIKIYNVLGKEVYSSNNSTSINHNINSSSLKTGVYLVSLTADNQTVMKRLIKE, encoded by the coding sequence GTGGCTACAACTTCTGAATTTATTTATTCTCAATGTGAACGCTCTGGTTCATTTGTGCAAAGCGATCCAGCTTATAGTATAAGTGGCACTGGTGAAATCTTATTTGAATCCAATGGTGACAAAAACGTTGTTTTTGAAAATGATTTTATGACTGTTCAAGGTGCAGATTTACGCGTGTACATTTCAAAAAAAGATGATATTGCAACTTCAGGATCTGATGCTGTACAGATATCTGGTCAACTTGAAAACGATGCTGGTGGATTTGGTGGACCTGGTACTTCTCCAATTACTGGAATGATGACCTTTCCAATTACGACTGACACTAATCTTAGTGATTATGACTTTATTGTAATACAATGTATTGCTATAAATGAAAGATGGGGACATATTACTTTAGGTGTAAATACAGGATCAGATTGCGCACTTCTAAATGTATCAGAACGTCGTCTAGAAAACTCAATAAAATTATATCCTAATCCAGCAAAAGACAATCTTAACATTGAGAACATAAATCAATTAGACTTAAATATTAAGATTTATAATGTTTTAGGGAAAGAAGTTTACAGTTCAAACAATAGTACTTCGATTAATCATAATATAAATTCATCTTCATTAAAAACTGGTGTATATTTGGTAAGTTTAACGGCCGACAATCAAACAGTGATGAAAAGGCTTATCAAAGAGTAA
- a CDS encoding TIGR04282 family arsenosugar biosynthesis glycosyltransferase, with product MSKNALIIFTRNPELGKCKTRLAKTIGDKNALDVYKYLLQHTADVSLKIDISRYVFYSETISEKDIWETKHFNKKLQKGDDLGQRMQNAFEALFRLNYDKVIIIGSDLLDLNESIIENAFNALDHSDVAIGPAKDGGYYLLGMKKLHPKVFNIKAWGTETVYKQTISKLNHNSVYVLETLNDIDYVEDLKPYKVFQKYFKKN from the coding sequence ATGAGTAAAAATGCCCTAATTATTTTCACAAGAAACCCAGAACTTGGAAAATGCAAAACTCGATTAGCTAAAACTATTGGTGATAAGAATGCTCTAGATGTTTATAAATATTTACTCCAACATACAGCTGATGTTTCCTTAAAAATTGATATTTCACGTTATGTGTTTTACTCAGAAACTATCAGTGAAAAGGATATTTGGGAAACTAAGCACTTCAACAAAAAACTACAGAAAGGTGATGATTTAGGTCAGCGTATGCAAAATGCATTCGAAGCACTTTTTAGATTAAACTACGATAAGGTTATTATTATTGGCAGTGATTTATTAGACTTAAACGAATCTATCATAGAAAATGCGTTCAATGCACTAGATCATAGTGATGTAGCTATTGGTCCTGCTAAAGATGGTGGTTATTATCTTCTAGGAATGAAAAAACTACACCCAAAAGTATTCAATATCAAAGCATGGGGAACAGAAACGGTTTATAAACAAACGATTTCAAAATTAAATCATAATAGTGTGTATGTTTTAGAAACACTTAACGATATAGACTATGTCGAAGACTTAAAACCATATAAAGTCTTTCAAAAGTATTTCAAAAAAAACTAA
- a CDS encoding rhodanese-like domain-containing protein — MKKTILLIVLFISSIGFAQKNISKLLKKYNTESIPYISVQELALPDSEAIILDSREIKEYEVSHIKNAIQVGYDHFDIEAVEKQVTDKSKTLVVYCSVGIRSEDIGEKLKEAGYTNVYNLFGGVFEWKNNDFTVYDTDDEPTENVHTFSEEWSKWLTSGKKVF, encoded by the coding sequence ATGAAAAAAACAATTTTACTTATAGTTCTATTTATTTCTAGCATTGGATTTGCTCAGAAAAACATTTCAAAATTGCTTAAAAAGTATAATACAGAAAGTATTCCTTATATCTCTGTACAAGAATTGGCATTACCAGATTCTGAAGCTATAATTTTAGATTCTAGGGAAATAAAAGAATATGAAGTCAGCCATATTAAAAATGCCATTCAGGTAGGCTACGATCATTTCGATATTGAAGCTGTAGAAAAACAAGTTACTGATAAATCTAAAACACTAGTGGTTTATTGTTCAGTCGGAATTCGTTCTGAAGATATTGGCGAGAAACTCAAAGAAGCTGGTTACACTAATGTCTACAATCTATTTGGAGGTGTTTTTGAATGGAAAAACAATGACTTCACAGTTTATGATACTGATGATGAACCCACTGAAAATGTACATACATTTTCTGAAGAGTGGTCAAAATGGCTAACTTCTGGGAAAAAAGTTTTCTAA
- the arsS gene encoding arsenosugar biosynthesis radical SAM (seleno)protein ArsS (Some members of this family are selenoproteins.) — translation MATKSLKKRHSDLAQSNKQLEILSNGIFQNGELPTFKAKISETSQFPLKAKKLEILQINVGYMCNQVCDHCHVDAGPDRKEIMTRDTMRECLEVIKNTGAHTLDLTGGAPEMNPDFRWFVEEAAKAGIKDFIVRSNLTIIRANKKYYDLPEFFKKHNVHVVSSMPHWTRGKTDKQRGDGVFDKSIKALQELNAVGYGMLNSDLRLDLVYNPSGAFLPGDQASMEKDFKKALLEDFNIQFHNLFAITNLPISRFLDYLIASENYEDYMYSLIEAYNPAAVENVMCTNTLSVSWDGYLFDCDFNQMLELPVNSKIKHISEYNEDLLEGRNIVISQHCYGCTAGAGSSCQGSVA, via the coding sequence ATGGCAACAAAGTCCCTTAAAAAAAGACATAGCGATTTAGCACAAAGTAATAAGCAATTAGAAATCCTTTCGAATGGTATATTCCAAAATGGAGAACTACCTACGTTTAAAGCTAAGATTTCTGAAACCAGTCAATTTCCGTTAAAAGCAAAAAAACTTGAAATTCTTCAAATAAACGTTGGCTATATGTGCAATCAGGTTTGTGACCATTGTCATGTAGATGCAGGACCTGACCGAAAAGAAATTATGACCAGAGACACTATGAGAGAGTGTCTTGAAGTGATTAAAAACACAGGAGCACATACTTTAGATTTAACTGGAGGAGCGCCAGAAATGAATCCAGATTTTAGATGGTTTGTAGAAGAAGCTGCTAAAGCGGGCATAAAAGATTTTATTGTGCGTTCTAATCTCACTATTATTCGTGCAAATAAAAAATATTATGACTTACCAGAATTCTTTAAAAAGCATAATGTACATGTCGTAAGCTCAATGCCACACTGGACGCGTGGAAAAACAGATAAGCAACGTGGTGATGGTGTTTTTGATAAGTCAATAAAGGCCCTCCAAGAACTAAATGCTGTTGGTTACGGAATGCTTAATAGCGATTTGCGATTAGATTTAGTTTACAATCCATCAGGTGCATTTTTACCTGGAGATCAGGCTTCAATGGAAAAAGATTTCAAAAAAGCATTGCTGGAAGATTTTAATATTCAGTTTCATAATCTATTTGCAATTACTAATTTACCAATTAGCAGGTTTTTAGATTATTTAATTGCCTCTGAAAATTATGAAGATTATATGTATTCATTGATTGAAGCTTATAATCCTGCAGCTGTGGAGAATGTAATGTGCACCAATACACTTTCTGTGAGTTGGGATGGTTATCTGTTTGATTGCGATTTTAATCAGATGCTAGAATTACCCGTAAATAGTAAGATAAAGCACATATCAGAGTATAATGAAGACTTACTTGAAGGTAGAAATATTGTCATTTCTCAACACTGTTATGGTTGCACTGCAGGTGCAGGTAGTAGTTGTCAAGGTTCCGTAGCTTAA
- a CDS encoding arsenosugar biosynthesis-associated peroxidase-like protein, translating to MSKTYYDPADLRKFGNITEWDEELGNKFFEYYGKVFEEGALTAREKSLIALAVSHTEQCPYCIDAYTKDTLQRGVTKEEMMEAIHVGAAIKSGATLVHGVQMMNKVNKLDG from the coding sequence ATGTCTAAGACGTATTACGATCCAGCAGATCTAAGGAAATTTGGAAATATAACAGAATGGGATGAGGAACTTGGGAACAAGTTTTTTGAATATTATGGCAAAGTCTTTGAAGAAGGTGCACTTACAGCTCGTGAGAAATCATTGATAGCTCTTGCTGTATCGCATACTGAACAATGTCCTTATTGTATAGATGCTTATACAAAGGATACTTTACAGCGCGGAGTGACAAAAGAAGAAATGATGGAAGCGATACATGTTGGTGCTGCAATAAAAAGTGGAGCCACTCTAGTACATGGAGTGCAGATGATGAATAAGGTTAATAAATTAGATGGTTAA
- the xdhC gene encoding xanthine dehydrogenase accessory protein XdhC: MKNWIEILSEFKKKQQPVALVTVTKCHGSTPCVLGSRMIITEDKEIHGTIGGGKLEFLAIEKAMAALSENKIIESGYTLGPEFEQCCGGKVEFIIEPMNQTPELFLFGAGHIGKEIVQLLVGTPFKVNLIDSRENWFNEKEIDESINQCEVSEIDFKTFRDAVRWGKSCYVLVLTHNHAIDFDIISMALQNETKFLGLIGSKTKKARFNNMLIKEMNIEEGMSNVVCPIGLPIGGDTPKEIAISVVAQLLQVHYQGTAE, encoded by the coding sequence ATGAAGAATTGGATAGAAATTTTATCAGAATTTAAAAAAAAGCAACAACCCGTTGCTCTTGTTACTGTAACAAAGTGTCATGGTTCAACGCCTTGCGTACTAGGCTCGCGTATGATAATTACAGAAGATAAAGAGATTCATGGTACAATAGGAGGAGGGAAGTTAGAGTTTCTTGCTATTGAAAAAGCAATGGCAGCTTTAAGCGAAAATAAAATAATAGAATCTGGTTATACATTAGGACCAGAATTTGAACAATGCTGTGGAGGAAAAGTTGAATTTATTATAGAACCTATGAATCAGACACCAGAATTATTTTTATTTGGAGCAGGACACATCGGAAAAGAAATAGTACAATTATTAGTTGGTACACCTTTTAAAGTTAATCTTATAGATTCTAGAGAGAATTGGTTTAATGAAAAGGAAATTGATGAAAGTATTAATCAATGTGAGGTAAGTGAAATAGATTTTAAAACTTTTAGAGATGCAGTACGTTGGGGAAAAAGTTGTTATGTTTTAGTGTTGACTCACAATCATGCTATAGACTTCGATATTATTTCAATGGCATTACAAAACGAAACTAAATTTCTAGGTTTAATAGGAAGTAAAACAAAAAAAGCACGTTTTAATAATATGCTCATTAAAGAAATGAATATTGAAGAAGGTATGAGTAATGTAGTTTGCCCAATAGGATTACCAATTGGTGGAGATACACCTAAAGAAATTGCAATAAGTGTAGTTGCTCAATTACTACAAGTGCATTATCAAGGGACTGCCGAATAA
- a CDS encoding nucleoside-triphosphatase codes for MIYILKGDIRTGKTTALLNWIEKRNDVDGLLCPDNENGKRYFLKVKSSEEFEFETEQEPEKTITIGRFHFLKSAFDEANDYLISKGKAQKSKYLIIDELGKLELQHTGLDDAAKVLIPDCIFNDKNHLIVVIRTSLIEKVVEHYQIKSYTLITKEDLAKECFA; via the coding sequence GTGATATATATTCTAAAAGGTGATATCAGAACAGGGAAGACAACAGCCTTATTAAACTGGATTGAAAAGCGCAATGATGTGGATGGTTTACTTTGTCCTGATAATGAAAATGGAAAGCGCTACTTTTTAAAAGTGAAATCTAGCGAAGAATTTGAATTTGAAACTGAACAAGAACCTGAAAAAACGATAACAATCGGACGGTTTCATTTTTTAAAATCTGCTTTTGATGAAGCGAACGATTATTTAATATCGAAAGGGAAAGCCCAAAAAAGTAAATATCTCATTATTGACGAATTAGGAAAACTGGAATTGCAGCATACAGGTCTAGATGATGCAGCTAAAGTATTAATTCCTGATTGTATTTTTAATGATAAAAACCATCTAATTGTTGTGATTAGGACGTCTTTGATTGAGAAGGTGGTCGAACACTATCAGATAAAATCATATACTTTAATTACAAAGGAAGATTTAGCTAAAGAATGTTTCGCTTAA
- a CDS encoding xanthine dehydrogenase molybdopterin binding subunit has protein sequence MHKNKSNTELNSKLDAVSIALKQSIKNLDSYTHVRGESLYVDDVNVRQGTLHAVVFDSRKAHGKIKSIDYSKAEALDGVERIFTYKDIPGENEIGGIIRDEPLFAENEVHFWGMPIALIIAESEFIARKARNLIEIDIQELPVITTAKQAKAKGSFINAPRSFSLGDTENTFKDCEYIYEGETFSNGQEHLYIEAQGAYAEPLENGNIKITSSTQGPTAVQKTTANVLGLAMHKIEVDVTRLGGGFGGKEDQATPWAVMAALATYHLNQSVKLILNRHDDLHMTGKRHPYESTYKIGLSKDLKILAYEAEFLQNSGAAADLSPAIAERTLFHATNSYYIPNVKTMVLSCKTNLPPNTAFRGFGGPQGMYVIESAIAKAASEIGVTSREIQEINLLDENDTFSYGQIAKKVEAKNTWDSAKSLFSSDALEHDVEEFNKNNTSFKKGIAFMPICFGISFTNTSMNHARALVHIYLDGSVGISTAAVEMGQGVNTKMMQIAAQVFSIPIEKIKIETTNTTRVANTSPSAASSTADLNGKATLMACNSLLKRLKLVASEDLNTKPEHIELKDEFIYINDKKSELSWTELISSAMLKRVALTENAHYATPEIHFDKTKEKGHPFAYHVYGTAITTVTLDCTRGTYEFDWVKIVHDYGKSMSEGIDLGQVEGALAQGIGWMTMEEIAYNDEGRLLSNALSTYKIPDIFSVPKDVEVIPVETKGHELAILKSKAVGEPPLMYGIGAYFAIQNAMMAFNPNYDLKFHAPMTPEKVLMGLHNK, from the coding sequence ATGCATAAAAACAAATCAAATACTGAACTTAACTCTAAACTAGATGCTGTTTCTATAGCTTTAAAGCAAAGCATAAAAAACTTAGATTCATATACTCATGTTCGTGGCGAATCTTTATATGTTGATGATGTTAATGTGAGACAAGGCACCTTGCATGCTGTGGTTTTTGATTCACGAAAAGCACATGGCAAAATAAAGTCCATCGATTATTCTAAGGCAGAAGCTTTGGACGGTGTAGAACGTATTTTTACCTATAAAGATATTCCTGGCGAAAACGAGATTGGAGGCATCATTAGAGATGAACCTTTATTTGCAGAAAATGAGGTTCATTTTTGGGGAATGCCAATTGCACTTATTATTGCAGAATCTGAATTCATTGCAAGAAAAGCTAGAAACTTAATTGAAATTGACATTCAGGAGTTACCAGTTATTACAACTGCAAAACAAGCTAAAGCTAAAGGTAGTTTTATTAATGCACCACGCTCTTTTAGTTTAGGTGACACCGAAAACACATTCAAAGATTGCGAGTATATTTATGAAGGTGAAACGTTTTCAAACGGACAAGAGCATTTATATATTGAAGCACAAGGAGCTTATGCAGAACCTTTGGAAAATGGTAACATAAAAATCACCTCATCAACACAAGGACCAACAGCTGTTCAAAAAACAACAGCTAATGTACTTGGCCTTGCAATGCATAAAATTGAAGTTGATGTCACACGTCTTGGAGGCGGTTTTGGTGGAAAAGAAGACCAGGCAACCCCTTGGGCTGTAATGGCAGCTTTGGCCACTTATCATTTAAATCAATCCGTAAAATTAATACTAAATCGTCATGACGATTTACATATGACAGGCAAACGTCATCCTTATGAAAGCACTTATAAAATTGGTTTATCTAAGGATTTAAAGATATTGGCATATGAAGCTGAGTTTCTTCAGAACTCTGGTGCTGCAGCCGATTTATCTCCTGCTATTGCTGAACGTACGCTATTTCATGCTACTAATAGTTATTATATTCCTAATGTAAAAACAATGGTTTTAAGTTGTAAAACCAATTTACCACCCAACACAGCTTTTCGAGGTTTTGGTGGACCACAAGGTATGTATGTTATAGAATCTGCGATTGCAAAAGCAGCTTCAGAAATTGGAGTGACTTCTAGAGAAATTCAAGAGATTAACTTGTTAGATGAAAACGATACGTTTTCTTATGGACAGATTGCTAAAAAAGTAGAAGCTAAAAACACATGGGATTCTGCGAAATCATTATTCAGTAGTGATGCTTTAGAACACGACGTTGAAGAATTCAACAAGAATAATACAAGCTTTAAAAAAGGTATTGCGTTTATGCCTATTTGTTTTGGTATTTCATTTACCAATACATCAATGAATCATGCACGTGCTTTGGTTCATATTTATTTAGATGGTAGTGTTGGGATTAGTACAGCTGCAGTAGAAATGGGACAAGGTGTAAATACCAAAATGATGCAAATTGCAGCGCAAGTATTTTCAATCCCAATAGAAAAAATTAAGATTGAAACCACCAACACAACAAGAGTTGCTAACACCTCACCTTCTGCTGCGAGTTCTACTGCAGATTTAAATGGAAAAGCAACCTTGATGGCTTGTAATTCATTATTAAAGCGATTAAAACTCGTCGCCTCTGAAGATTTAAATACGAAACCAGAACACATTGAGCTTAAAGATGAGTTCATTTACATAAATGATAAAAAGTCTGAGTTATCTTGGACAGAACTCATAAGCAGTGCCATGTTAAAACGTGTGGCATTAACCGAAAATGCACATTACGCCACGCCAGAAATTCACTTTGACAAAACCAAAGAAAAAGGACACCCTTTCGCTTACCATGTTTATGGCACAGCTATTACCACAGTAACTTTAGATTGTACACGTGGTACGTACGAGTTTGATTGGGTAAAGATTGTTCACGATTATGGAAAAAGTATGAGTGAAGGGATTGATTTAGGACAAGTTGAGGGTGCACTTGCACAAGGTATTGGCTGGATGACTATGGAAGAGATTGCTTATAATGATGAAGGTCGATTACTTTCAAATGCGCTATCAACTTATAAGATTCCTGATATATTTTCAGTTCCTAAAGACGTCGAAGTTATTCCTGTAGAAACTAAAGGACACGAATTAGCAATTTTAAAATCTAAAGCCGTTGGTGAACCTCCATTAATGTATGGGATTGGAGCCTATTTTGCAATTCAGAATGCAATGATGGCATTTAACCCTAACTATGATTTAAAATTCCATGCGCCAATGACTCCCGAAAAGGTTTTGATGGGTTTACATAATAAATAA